In the genome of Bradyrhizobium sp. CB3481, the window ATCGTCGTCTACCGCGAAGGCACGACGTCGATGAACCGCCGCGTTACGGGAGCGTGGAAGCAGGACCATGTCGGCCGTGGCGTCACCACGCTGCTGACCCGCGCGGAGGCCTCGAACTGGCGCTGGGCACATGACATCGAGGTCAGTCATTTCTACATATCGCCGACGCTGATGGCGAAGACAGCGAGCGAGGCGTTTGACCGCGACGCGGAAGCCGTTGAGCTCCATGACCTGCTCAGGATCGACGATCCGATCCTGACCTGGATCAGCGATCAGATGGTTCAGGAGGTCGCCTCAGGAGGTCCGGGCGGGCGGCTCTGTTACGATGCGCTGGCGCTCCAGGCCAGCGTGCACATCCTGCGGAAATACGCCTCCGTGCATTTCAAAATGCCCTGCGCACAGGGACGTTTCAGACCGGCTCATGCGCGCCTGATCGAAGACTATATCGAGCAGAATATCTTCCGGAACATAACGCTCGAGGAGCTGGCAAACATCTGCAACTGCACACCGGTACAGTTTGCGCGCAAATTCCAGGCACACTACGGAATGCGCCCTCATGCCTACGTGCTGATCCGCAAGGTGGAGCGTGCGTGCCAGCATCTACGCAAAGATCGGCTGCCGCTGAAGGAGATCGCCCTCTTGAGCGGCTTCGCCGATCAGAGCCATCTTAATCGGGTGTTTCGCCGACATATGAACGTCACGCCGGCCGAATATCGAAGGCAGGCCTACCGCGGCACGCTCGGAG includes:
- a CDS encoding AraC family transcriptional regulator, whose amino-acid sequence is MGGPAQFAWQMAKAAYAAGAAIRPTKRAVNRARRVCTEGARPMGQFITVEELPRYAPGQLKLDSLAVGKADFRLRVFRYEPSDIWVPPSENFLIVVYREGTTSMNRRVTGAWKQDHVGRGVTTLLTRAEASNWRWAHDIEVSHFYISPTLMAKTASEAFDRDAEAVELHDLLRIDDPILTWISDQMVQEVASGGPGGRLCYDALALQASVHILRKYASVHFKMPCAQGRFRPAHARLIEDYIEQNIFRNITLEELANICNCTPVQFARKFQAHYGMRPHAYVLIRKVERACQHLRKDRLPLKEIALLSGFADQSHLNRVFRRHMNVTPAEYRRQAYRGTLGAGESV